In Phocoena phocoena chromosome 3, mPhoPho1.1, whole genome shotgun sequence, a single window of DNA contains:
- the NHP2 gene encoding H/ACA ribonucleoprotein complex subunit 2 isoform X1 produces MTKIKADPDGPEAQADACCGERTYHELLVNLNPIAQPLASRRLTRKLYKCIKKAVKQKQIRRGVKEVQKFINKGEKGIMVLAGDTLPIEVYCHLPVMCEDRNLPYVYIPSKTDLGAAAGSKRPTCVIMVKPHEEYQEAYDECLEEVQALPPPM; encoded by the exons ATGACCAAAATAAAGGCAGATCCAGACGGGCCGGAGGCTCAGGCGGATGCGTGCTGCGGAGAGCGCACTTACCATGAGCTGCTGGTGAATCTGAACCCCATCGCCCAGCCTCTGGCTTCTCGCCGCCTCACGCGGAAGCTCTACAAATGCATCAAGAAAG CCGTAAAGCAGAAGCAGATTCGGCGCGGGGTGAAGGAAGTTCAGAAATTTATCAACAAAGGCGAGAAAGG GATCATGGTTTTGGCAGGAGACACATTACCCATTGAGGTATACTGCCATCTCCCAGTTATGTGTGAAGATCGGAATTTGCCGTACGTCTATATCCCCTCTAAGACG GACCTGGGTGCAGCCGCCGGCTCTAAGCGCCCCACCTGTGTGATAATGGTCAAGCCCCATGAGGAATACCAGGAGGCCTATGACGAGTGCCTGGAGGAGGTACAGGCCCTGCCCCCGCCCATGTGA
- the N4BP3 gene encoding NEDD4-binding protein 3, protein MATAPGPAGIAMGNVGSLLERQDISPEELRVALSGSRGSRQPDGLFRKSLGQRELFSYLHLPKKDSRTTKRAPRNEPADYATLYYQEHPRAGDFSKTSLPERGRFDKCHIRPSVFKPTVGTGKGFLSMQSLAAHKGQKLWRSNGSLHTLACHPPLSPGPRASQAQARAQLLHALSLDEGGPEPEPSLSDSSSGGSFGRSPSTGPGPFCSSLGHINHLGGSLDRASRGPKEAVLSCLPEPPPPYEFSCPTAEDMVAVLPATCEELKRGLSDENGTNPFTQVLEERQHLWLSELKRLYVEQLHEVTQKAERSERNLQLQLFMAQQEQRRLRKELQAQQGLGPEADPSARSEEEARWEVCQKTAEISLLKQQLREAQAELAQKLAEIFSLKTQLRGSRVQAQAQDAELAQLREAVRSLQEQAPREEAPGSCETDDCKSRGLLGEAGGGEAGDGAEQLRAELLKERLRGQEQALRFEQERRIWQEEKERVLRYQREIQGGYMDMYHRNQVLEQELRALREPLAPWSPRLESSKI, encoded by the exons ATGGCCAcagccccaggccctgctggCATTGCCATGGGCAACGTGGGCAGCCTGTTGGAACGGCAGGACATTTCCCCTGAAGAGCTACGGGTAGCACTCTCAGGGTCTCGGGGCTCCCGCCAGCCTGATGGGCTGTTCCGGAAAAGCTTGGGCCAGCGCGAGCTCTTCAGCTACCTGCACCTCCCCAAGAAGGACAGCAGGACCACCAAGCGGGCCCCTCGGAACGAGCCTGCCGACTATGCCACCCTCTACTACCAGGAACATCCTCGGGCCGGTGACTTCAGCAAGACTTCGCTGCCTGAGCGGGGTCGTTTTGACAAG TGCCACATTCGCCCATCAGTATTCAAGCCGACAGTGGGCACCGGGAAAGGCTTCCTGTCCATGCAGAGCCTGGCGGCCCACAAGGGTCAGAAGCTGTGGCGCAGCAATGGCAGCCTGCACACGCTGGCCTGCCACCCTCCCCTGAGCCCGGGGCCCCGGgccagccaggcccaggcccgTGCCCAGCTGCTGCATGCCCTCAGCCTGGATGAGGGTGGCCCCGAGCCCGAGCCCAGTCTGTCCGACTCCTCCAGCGGAGGCAGCTTTGGCCGCAGTCCCAGCACCGGCCCCGGCCCCTTCTGCTCCTCCCTGGGCCACATTAACCACCTCGGGGGCTCCCTGGACCGGGCCTCACGGGGTCCCAAGGAGGCTGTGCTGAGCTGCTTGCCCGAACCACCACCCCCCTACGAGTTCTCCTGCCCTACTGCGGAGGACATGGTGGCCGTGCTGCCCGCCACCTGCGAGGAGCTCAAGAGGGGCCTCAGTGATGAGAATGGCACCAACCCCTTCACACAG GTGCTGGAGGAGCGCCAGCATCTGTGGCTGTCTGAGCTGAAGCGCCTATACGTGGAGCAGTTGCACGAGGTGACCCAGAAGGCCGAGCGTAGTGAGCGCAACCTCCAGCTACAGCTGTTCATGGCCCAGCAGGAGCAACGGCGCCTACGCAAGGAGCTACAGGCACAGCAGGGCCTGGGCCCAGAGGCCGATCCCAGTGCCCGATCAGAGGAAGAAGCCCGATGGGAG GTGTGCCAGAAGACAGCAGAGATTAGCCTCCTGAAGCAGCAGCTGCGGGAGGCCCAGGCTGAGCTGGCACAGAAGCTTGCTGAGATCTTCAGCCTGAAGACGCAACTTCGGGGCAGCCGGGTGCAAGCCCAGGCCCAGGACGCAGAGCTGGCCCAGCTGCGAGAGGCTGTGCGGAGCCTGCAGGAGCAGGCCCCTCGGGAGGAGGCCCCAGGCAGCTGTGAGACCGATGACTGCAAGAGCAGGGGGCtgctgggggaggcaggaggcGGTGAGGCCGGCGATGGTGCCGAGCAGCTGCGGGCTGAGCTGCTGAAGGAGCGGCTCCGGGGCCAGGAGCAGGCGCTGCGCTTTGAGCAGGAGCGGCGGATATGGCAGGAGGAGAAGGAGCGGGTGCTGCGCTACCAGCGGGAGATCCAGGGGGGCTACATGGACATGTACCACCGCAACCAGGTGCTGGAACAGGAGCTGCGGGCACTGCGGGAGCCCCTCGCGCCCTGGAGCCCTCGGCTTGAGTCCTCCAAGATCTGA
- the RMND5B gene encoding E3 ubiquitin-protein transferase RMND5B, translated as MEQCASVEREVDKVLQKFLTYGQHCEQSLEELLHYVGQLRAELASAALQGTPLSATLSLVMSQCCRKIKDTVQKLASDHKDIHSSVSRVGKAIDRNFDSEICGVVSDAVWDSREKQQQILQMAILEHLYQQGMLSVAEELCQESTLNVDLDFKQPFLELNRILEALHEQDLGPALEWAVSHRQRLLELNSSLEFKLHRLHFIRLLAGGPEKQLEALSYARHFQPFARLHQREIQVMMGSLVYLRLGLEKSPYCHLLDNSHWAEICETFTRDACSLLGLSVESPLSVSFASGCVALPVLMNIKAVIEQRQCTGVWSHKDELPIEIELGMKCWYHSVFACPILRQQTSDSNPPIKLICGHVISRDALNKLINGGKLKCPYCPMEQNPADGKRIIF; from the exons ATGGAGCAGTGTGCAAGTGTGGAGAGAGAGGTGGACAAGGTCCTGCAGAAGTTCCTGACCTATGGGCAGCACTGTGAGCAGAGCCTGGAGGAGCTGCTGCACTACGTGGGCCAGCTGCGGGCTGAGCTGGCCAGCGCAG CCCTCCAGGGGACCCCTCTCTCAGCCACCCTCTCCCTGGTGATGTCTCAGTGCTGCCGGAAGATAAAAGACACCGTGCAGAAGCTGGCTTCAGACCACAAGGACATTCACAGCAGTGTCTCCCGAGTGGGCAAAGCCATTGACAGG AACTTTGACTCTGAGATTTGCGGTGTAGTCTCCGACGCAGTGTGGGACTCTcgggagaagcagcagcagatcCTGCAGATGGCCATCTTGGAGCACCTGTACCAGCAGGGCATGCTCAGTGTTGCTGAGGAGCTGTGCCAG gAATCAACACTGAATGTGGATTTGGATTTCAAGCAGCCTTTCCTGGAGTTGAATCGAATCCTGGAAGCTCTGCATGAACAAGACCTGGGGCCAGCATTGGA ATGGGCCGTCTCCCACAGGCAGCGTCTGCTCGAGCTCAACAGCTCCCTGGAGTTCAAGCTGCACCGACTGCACTTCATCCGCCTCCTGGCAGGTGGTCCTGAGAAGCAGCTGGAGGCCCTCAGCTACGCCCGGCACTTCCAGCCCTTTGCTCGGCTTCACCAGCGGG AGATCCAGGTGATGATGGGCAGTCTGGTATACCTGCGGCTGGGCTTGGAGAAGTCACCCTACTGCCACCTCCTGGACAACAGCCATTGGGCCGAGATCTGTGAGACCTTTACGCGCGATGCTTGTTCCCTGTTGGGCCTTTCTGTGGAGTCACCCCTCAGCGTCAG CTTTGCCTCTGGCTGTGTGGCGCTGCCAGTGCTGATGAACATTAAAGCTGTGATCGAGCAGAGGCAGTGCACCGGGGTCTGGAGTCACAAGGATGAGTTACCG ATTGAGATCGAACTAGGTATGAAGTGCTGGTACCACTCAGTGTTCGCGTGCCCCATCCTCCGCCAGCAGACGTCGGATTCCAACCCTCCCATCAAGCTCATTTGTGGCCATGTCATCTCCCGAGATGCACTCAACAAGCTCATTAACGGTGGAAA GCTGAAGTGTCCCTACTGTCCCATGGAGCAGAACCCAGCAGATGGGAAACGCATCATATTCTGA
- the NHP2 gene encoding H/ACA ribonucleoprotein complex subunit 2 isoform X2 translates to MTKIKADPDGPEAQADACCGERTYHELLVNLNPIAQPLASRRLTRKLYKCIKKAVKQKQIRRGVKEVQKFINKGEKGTWVQPPALSAPPV, encoded by the exons ATGACCAAAATAAAGGCAGATCCAGACGGGCCGGAGGCTCAGGCGGATGCGTGCTGCGGAGAGCGCACTTACCATGAGCTGCTGGTGAATCTGAACCCCATCGCCCAGCCTCTGGCTTCTCGCCGCCTCACGCGGAAGCTCTACAAATGCATCAAGAAAG CCGTAAAGCAGAAGCAGATTCGGCGCGGGGTGAAGGAAGTTCAGAAATTTATCAACAAAGGCGAGAAAGG GACCTGGGTGCAGCCGCCGGCTCTAAGCGCCCCACCTGTGTGA